The segment CGCTCTCTGCCATCCACCATCACAACAATCAAAGGTGAGCACTGATGAAGCACAATCGCTGGCTACCTTATTACTTGATCGCTCCCAGCCTGCTGTTCATGGGCGCATTCTTTCTCTATCCCTTCCTGCAGATCTTTGCTGAAGCCTTCACCAATAGTGACGGCGGCGTGGGGCTGGGCAACTTCAGTCGCATCATCAGTGATTTCAATTTCTGGCCTTCGCTCACCAACACCCTACTGCTGACCGGGGTCGTCGTGCCGGTCCAGCTGGTCATGGCCATCGGTATGGCATTGATGGTGACCAAGATGAACAAGGGGCGTGACAGCATCCTCTATATCTGGACCATCCCGCTGGGCATCTCGGACTTGGCCGCAGGCATCATCTGGTTGGCGATTCTGGAGCAGTTCGGCTTTCTCAATAGCTTCATGAGCGCCGTGAACCTGATCGAGACCCCAACCTCCTGGCTCAACTATCAAAATGCCTTCGCGCTGTTTCTGGCGGTCGTCGTCGCCGAGATATGGCGGGGAACCGCCATCGTGCTGGTAATTCTGGTGTCCGGCATGGGGCTCATCCCCAAGGAATATGACGAGGCAGGCCAGGTCTTCGGCGCCAGCTACTGGCAACGCCTGTGGAAGATCACCCTGCCGATGCTGCGCCCGAGCATTCAGTCAGCACTGATACTGCGCACCCTGCTGGCGCTGGAAGTCTTCGCGGTGGTGATGATGCTCGGCGGTAGTGACATGCCGGTACTGATGAGCGAGACCTTCGACTGGCAGTTCCTTTATCAGCAGACCGGTGCCGCCGCTGCTTATGCCGTGCTGATCATGCTGATCTCGGTCGTCATCACCGGCTGCTACCTCAAGTTCCTCAATGTTCCGAAGGAGGCCCGCTGATGAAATCTTCATCTCCCGAGGCGATCATGTCCTCTCCACCGGCCGCTGATATCTCTTCGCGACCACTGGAGCAGACCGCCCACAAGCCGCGACGCAATGACATGGCCTGGAAATGGCTGTTCCGAGCAGGTGTCGCGATTCTAGTGCTGTGGGTACTGGTACCCATCGCGTTATTGATGCTCAACAGCATCAGCACACCGGAGCAGATCAGTGGCTGGCCCAAGACGCTGACACCCGCGCTGAGCTTAGAGACGCTCGACTTCTTCTGGCATTACCAGGGCGTGATCAGTGCGTTGGGCAACTCGCTACTGGCCGCTGGCTTCACCATGGTGATCGCCATCGTGCTCGGAACGCCTGCGGGATACGCCCTGGCGCGCTTCGTATTCCCCGGCATGAATGCCTATCGAATGATCATCATCATGTCGCGTGCTTTCCCGATGCCTCTGCTGGCGCTTCCGTTGGCGGTCATCTTCATTCGGGTTGGCATTGATGACTCCATCATCGGACTGGCGATGGTACATGCCACGCTCGCATTGCCCTTCGCGGTGCTGATCACCTCAAGCCTGTTCATGGGCATTCCGGTAGAGCTGGAAGAAGCGGCTTGGTTGATGGGATGCAATCGTTGGCAGGCCTTCCGCCGCGTCGTGCTGCCGCTGGCTGCACCGGGCATCACGGCCTCGGCGGTATTCGCCTTCGTCATCTCCTGGAACGAGGTGTTTGCCTCGGCAATTCTCACCGTTCAGAACCGCACCTTGACCGCCTTCCTCGTTCAGAGCCTTTCCGAGTCACCTGCCGAGATCAAGTACGCCGGTGGCCTGATTCTGGTCGTCCCTGCATTGCTGTTCCTGTTCGCGATCAGGAAGTACCTGTTCAGCATGTGGGGCATTTCCAACCGCTAGCGTACGGCCCTTCATCCGGCCAATGCATGACGACGGCTGTCACCTGTCCATCCAGCGCCGTCGCTCACGACCACAAGGAGTCCGACCATGTCAGCCATCCAGATCAGTGCCGTGCGCAAACAGTTCGGCAAGCAGGAAATCCTCAAGTCCATCGATCTCGAGATTCGCGACAAGGAATTCACCGTACTACTGGGACCATCTGGCTGCGGAAAATCCACCTTGCTGCGCATCATCGCGGGGCTTGAATACGAGACCAGCGGCTCGATTCGCATCGGTGACCGAGAGATCACTTCACTGGCCCCGCGCGACCGCCGTATCGCGATGGTGTTCCAGAATTACGCCGTCTTCCCACACATGACAGTGGCGGAGAACATCGCCTTCGGCCTGCGCGTGCGCAAGGACAGCGAGGCACACATTCAGCGCAAGGTGAAGGAAACCGCCGAGTTGATGCACATCGAGGACCGACTCGAGCACTACTCCGGCCAGCTCTCCGGCGGTCAGCGCCAGCGTGTTGCCGTCGCCCGCGCGCTGGCGATGGAACCGGAAGTGCTGCTGATGGATGAACCACTCTCCAACCTGGATGCGCTGCTGCGTCTCGAGATGCGCGCCGAGCTCAAGACCATCCTGTCGGCGTCCGATACCACCACCATCTACGTGACCCACGATCAGGTCGAGGCCATGAGTCTCGCCGACCGCATCGCAGTGATGAAAGGCGGTGAGATAGAACAGTACGCCCCACCGTCCGAGATCTACCACTATCCGGCCACCGAATTCGTCGGCAGCTTCATTGGCA is part of the Cobetia sp. L2A1 genome and harbors:
- a CDS encoding carbohydrate ABC transporter permease, with the translated sequence MKHNRWLPYYLIAPSLLFMGAFFLYPFLQIFAEAFTNSDGGVGLGNFSRIISDFNFWPSLTNTLLLTGVVVPVQLVMAIGMALMVTKMNKGRDSILYIWTIPLGISDLAAGIIWLAILEQFGFLNSFMSAVNLIETPTSWLNYQNAFALFLAVVVAEIWRGTAIVLVILVSGMGLIPKEYDEAGQVFGASYWQRLWKITLPMLRPSIQSALILRTLLALEVFAVVMMLGGSDMPVLMSETFDWQFLYQQTGAAAAYAVLIMLISVVITGCYLKFLNVPKEAR
- a CDS encoding carbohydrate ABC transporter permease, translating into MKSSSPEAIMSSPPAADISSRPLEQTAHKPRRNDMAWKWLFRAGVAILVLWVLVPIALLMLNSISTPEQISGWPKTLTPALSLETLDFFWHYQGVISALGNSLLAAGFTMVIAIVLGTPAGYALARFVFPGMNAYRMIIIMSRAFPMPLLALPLAVIFIRVGIDDSIIGLAMVHATLALPFAVLITSSLFMGIPVELEEAAWLMGCNRWQAFRRVVLPLAAPGITASAVFAFVISWNEVFASAILTVQNRTLTAFLVQSLSESPAEIKYAGGLILVVPALLFLFAIRKYLFSMWGISNR
- a CDS encoding ABC transporter ATP-binding protein, coding for MSAIQISAVRKQFGKQEILKSIDLEIRDKEFTVLLGPSGCGKSTLLRIIAGLEYETSGSIRIGDREITSLAPRDRRIAMVFQNYAVFPHMTVAENIAFGLRVRKDSEAHIQRKVKETAELMHIEDRLEHYSGQLSGGQRQRVAVARALAMEPEVLLMDEPLSNLDALLRLEMRAELKTILSASDTTTIYVTHDQVEAMSLADRIAVMKGGEIEQYAPPSEIYHYPATEFVGSFIGNPPMNFILPDTRWTQSQPNVPTLSRIHKCGIRPEDFEVRFEPTEHFAPVRVLVSELLGSHKQLTARFGDEMIRVNVPSDLDIANGSDIHVRPMAEKMRFYDQTGHLMSA